From the Streptomyces pluripotens genome, one window contains:
- a CDS encoding aldehyde dehydrogenase family protein translates to MADTKERKVQATIHVGGEWLEAVSGATREILDPADARPFAVVAEGDEKDAERAVVAARQAFDHGPWPGTPVAERAALLRRVADLLVRDREELGLLESRDAGKTAEEGRIDIDCVADAFRYFADLVAAEAPGRVVDAGSPDVHSVVVHEPVGVCALITPWNYPLLQASWKIAPALAAGNTFVIKPSEITPLTTVALIELLAEAGLPDGVANIVTGPGHSVGARLAEHPDVDLVSFTGGLVSGTKVAQAAAPTVKKVALELGGKNPNVVFADACATEEGFDTAVDQALNAAFIHSGQVCSAGGRLIVEETVRDRFVAELARRAQKIRLGRGTEDGVECGPLVSAQQRDKTEAYVASALAEGAVLRCGGKRPEPSPARPETGYFYEPTVLDGCHRDMKVVREEVFGPVLTVETFRTEEEAVLLANDTEYGLAGAVWTADPGRARRVAARLRHGTVWINDFHPYLPQAEWGGFGKSGTGRELGPAGLAEYRETKHVYQNLAPKPVRWFAG, encoded by the coding sequence ATGGCGGACACAAAGGAACGAAAGGTCCAGGCGACCATTCACGTGGGGGGTGAGTGGCTGGAGGCGGTCTCCGGTGCCACGCGCGAGATCCTCGACCCCGCGGACGCCCGGCCGTTCGCCGTGGTTGCTGAGGGGGACGAGAAGGACGCGGAGCGTGCGGTGGTCGCCGCTCGGCAGGCGTTCGACCACGGCCCCTGGCCCGGCACCCCGGTCGCCGAACGTGCTGCTCTGCTGCGCCGCGTCGCCGACCTGCTGGTACGTGACCGCGAGGAGCTCGGCCTGCTGGAGAGCCGGGACGCGGGCAAGACTGCCGAGGAGGGTCGGATCGACATCGACTGCGTCGCCGATGCCTTCCGGTACTTCGCCGACCTGGTCGCCGCCGAGGCCCCGGGCCGGGTGGTCGACGCGGGTTCCCCTGACGTCCACAGCGTGGTGGTGCACGAGCCGGTCGGCGTCTGCGCGCTGATCACCCCCTGGAACTACCCGCTCCTGCAGGCCAGCTGGAAGATCGCCCCCGCGCTCGCGGCCGGCAACACCTTCGTGATCAAGCCCAGCGAGATCACCCCGCTGACCACCGTCGCGCTGATCGAGCTGCTCGCCGAGGCCGGCCTGCCGGACGGTGTCGCCAACATCGTCACCGGACCCGGTCACAGCGTCGGCGCCCGGCTCGCCGAGCACCCGGACGTGGACCTGGTTTCCTTCACCGGCGGACTGGTCAGCGGCACCAAGGTCGCCCAGGCCGCCGCCCCCACCGTGAAGAAGGTGGCCCTCGAACTCGGCGGCAAGAACCCCAACGTGGTCTTCGCCGACGCCTGCGCCACCGAGGAGGGCTTCGACACCGCCGTCGACCAGGCCCTCAACGCCGCCTTCATCCACAGTGGCCAGGTCTGCTCGGCCGGTGGCCGGCTGATCGTCGAGGAGACGGTCCGTGACCGCTTCGTCGCCGAACTCGCCCGCCGCGCACAGAAGATCAGGCTCGGCCGGGGCACCGAGGACGGCGTGGAGTGCGGCCCGCTCGTCTCCGCGCAGCAGCGCGACAAGACCGAGGCCTACGTCGCCTCCGCGCTCGCCGAGGGCGCGGTGCTGCGCTGCGGCGGCAAGCGGCCGGAACCGTCACCGGCGCGGCCCGAGACCGGCTACTTCTACGAGCCGACCGTCCTCGACGGCTGCCACCGGGACATGAAGGTGGTGCGTGAGGAGGTCTTCGGCCCGGTCCTCACCGTCGAGACCTTCCGCACCGAGGAGGAGGCCGTCCTCCTCGCCAACGACACCGAGTACGGCCTCGCCGGCGCCGTCTGGACCGCAGACCCGGGCCGAGCCCGGCGCGTCGCGGCCCGCCTGCGCCACGGCACCGTCTGGATCAACGACTTCCACCCTTATCTGCCGCAGGCGGAGTGGGGCGGCTTCGGCAAGAGCGGCACCGGCCGCGAGCTGGGGCCTGCAGGGCTCGCCGAGTACCGGGAGACCAAGCACGTCTACCAGAACCTCGCCCCCAAGCCGGTGCGCTGGTTCGCCGGTTGA
- a CDS encoding GMC family oxidoreductase, which produces MSETPHVYDYVVIGGGTAGSVIASRLTENADVTVAVIEGGPSDIDRDDVLTLRRWKGLLGGDLDYEYTSVEQPQGNSHILHSRAKVLGGCSSHNTLISFKPLPADWDEWEAAGATGWGAVQMEAYYARLRNNIVRVADKDQNAIAKDWIEAAKAATGVPEVTGFNAKPFHEGVGFLDLAYHPENNKRSSASVAYLHPHMEAGDRPNLTLLLETWAYKLELDGKRATGVRVRTKDGTEQLITARREVVVSAGAVDSPRLLLLSGIGPKKDLEELGIPVVHDLPGVGENLQDHPESVIVWETSRPLPENSAMDSDAALFVRRDATQDLPDLMFHFYQVPFTDNPERLGYERPEHGVSMTPNIPKSRARGRIYLTSADPDVKPALDFRYFTDEDGYDAQTLVDGVRVARQIAKTEPFAGWLEREVFPGPDVTDDEQLSELLRKAHHTVYHPAGTCKIGPADDELAVVDAELRIHGLEGIRVVDASVFPTLPAVNPMIGVLMVGEKAAELLAGTSEGNQA; this is translated from the coding sequence ATGTCCGAGACCCCCCACGTCTACGACTACGTCGTCATCGGTGGCGGCACGGCCGGTTCCGTCATAGCCTCCCGCCTCACCGAGAACGCGGACGTCACCGTCGCCGTCATCGAGGGCGGCCCCAGCGACATCGACCGCGACGACGTCCTCACCCTGCGCCGCTGGAAGGGACTGCTCGGTGGCGACCTCGACTACGAGTACACGAGTGTCGAGCAGCCCCAGGGCAACTCCCACATCCTGCACAGCCGCGCCAAGGTCCTCGGCGGCTGTTCCTCGCACAACACCCTGATCTCCTTCAAGCCGCTCCCGGCCGACTGGGACGAGTGGGAGGCGGCCGGAGCCACCGGCTGGGGTGCCGTGCAGATGGAGGCCTACTACGCCCGGCTGCGCAACAACATCGTCCGGGTCGCCGACAAGGACCAGAACGCCATCGCCAAGGACTGGATCGAGGCGGCCAAGGCGGCCACCGGCGTTCCCGAGGTGACCGGCTTCAACGCAAAGCCCTTCCACGAGGGCGTCGGTTTCCTCGACCTCGCCTACCACCCGGAGAACAACAAGCGTTCCTCCGCCTCCGTCGCCTACCTCCACCCCCACATGGAGGCCGGCGACCGGCCCAACCTGACGCTGCTGCTGGAGACCTGGGCCTACAAGCTGGAGCTGGACGGCAAGCGCGCCACCGGAGTGCGGGTACGCACCAAGGACGGCACGGAGCAGCTGATCACCGCCCGTCGCGAGGTCGTGGTCAGTGCCGGCGCCGTCGATTCCCCGCGCCTGCTGCTGCTGTCCGGCATCGGCCCGAAGAAGGACCTCGAAGAGCTGGGCATCCCGGTCGTGCACGACCTGCCGGGTGTCGGCGAGAACCTGCAGGACCACCCGGAGTCGGTGATCGTCTGGGAGACCAGCCGGCCGCTGCCGGAGAACTCGGCGATGGACTCCGACGCCGCGCTGTTCGTGCGCCGGGACGCCACCCAGGACCTCCCTGACCTGATGTTCCACTTCTACCAGGTCCCCTTCACCGACAACCCCGAGCGGCTGGGCTACGAACGTCCCGAGCACGGCGTGTCGATGACGCCGAACATCCCCAAGTCGCGTGCTCGCGGGCGGATCTACCTCACTTCCGCGGACCCCGACGTCAAGCCCGCCCTCGACTTCCGCTACTTCACTGACGAGGACGGCTACGACGCGCAGACCCTCGTCGACGGAGTCCGGGTGGCCCGGCAGATCGCCAAGACCGAGCCGTTCGCCGGCTGGCTGGAGCGGGAAGTCTTCCCCGGCCCCGACGTCACCGACGACGAACAGCTCAGCGAACTGCTGCGCAAGGCGCACCACACTGTCTACCACCCGGCGGGCACCTGCAAGATCGGCCCTGCCGACGACGAACTCGCCGTCGTCGACGCCGAGTTGCGAATCCATGGGCTGGAGGGCATCCGCGTCGTCGACGCGTCCGTCTTCCCGACCCTGCCCGCGGTGAACCCCATGATCGGCGTACTGATGGTCGGCGAGAAGGCAGCCGAACTGCTGGCCGGCACCAGCGAAGGGAACCAGGCCTGA
- a CDS encoding PLP-dependent aminotransferase family protein — MVKPWANLGIDLHLEPVGSAGLRRGLTDALRDAVRSGRLAPGTRLPSSRSLAADLGIARNTVAEAYTDLVAEGWLTARQGSGTRVAERVVVPPSGSDTPLRRRRLDHPAHSLIPGAPDLSAFPRAEWLKAARRALSVVPSHALGYGDPRGRTELRTALAGYLARSRGVRADPEAVLITAGFAHALRLLGTVLRARGARTVAVESYGVDAYRRLLQDSGLSTPALPYDELGTNTRELGGHGAVLLTPAHQFPMGVPLRSDQRAAVVDWARRTGGLVLEDDYDGEFRYDRQPVGALQGLDPDRVVYLGTASKSLAPGLRLGWMVLPPALVQEVASAKGTVDTVGVLEQLTLAEFIDSGAYDRHVRSARLRYRRRRDAVAEAVADRGREVRVTGIAAGLHVVLRLPPGTEQPVIEAAGRQGLALHGLSWYRHPRAVAEPRDALVVGYARPSDSAWAGALEALCRVLPR, encoded by the coding sequence GTGGTGAAACCCTGGGCCAATCTGGGCATCGACCTGCACCTCGAACCGGTCGGCTCGGCCGGGCTGCGCCGGGGGCTGACCGACGCCCTGCGGGACGCCGTCCGCTCGGGGCGCCTGGCTCCCGGTACCCGGCTGCCCTCCTCCCGTTCCCTCGCCGCCGACCTCGGCATCGCCCGCAACACCGTCGCCGAGGCCTACACCGACCTGGTGGCGGAGGGGTGGCTCACCGCCCGGCAGGGCTCGGGCACGCGGGTGGCGGAGCGTGTGGTGGTCCCGCCCTCGGGCAGTGACACGCCACTGCGTCGCCGGCGCCTCGACCACCCCGCCCACAGCCTCATTCCCGGCGCTCCCGACCTCTCCGCCTTCCCGCGCGCCGAGTGGCTCAAGGCCGCCCGCCGTGCGCTGTCCGTCGTCCCCTCCCACGCCCTCGGCTACGGGGACCCGCGCGGCCGTACCGAACTGCGCACCGCTCTCGCCGGCTACCTCGCCCGCTCCCGGGGGGTCCGCGCGGATCCGGAAGCCGTGCTGATCACCGCGGGGTTCGCGCATGCGCTGCGCCTCCTCGGCACGGTGCTGCGGGCGCGCGGGGCGCGGACCGTGGCGGTCGAGTCGTACGGGGTCGACGCGTACCGGCGGCTGCTGCAGGACTCGGGCCTGTCGACCCCCGCGCTGCCGTACGACGAGCTCGGCACGAACACCCGGGAGCTGGGCGGGCACGGGGCGGTTCTGCTCACCCCGGCTCACCAGTTCCCCATGGGCGTGCCACTGCGCTCCGACCAGCGGGCCGCCGTCGTCGACTGGGCGCGGCGCACCGGCGGGCTGGTCCTGGAGGACGACTACGACGGCGAGTTCCGCTACGACCGCCAGCCGGTCGGCGCACTGCAGGGGCTCGACCCCGACCGGGTCGTCTACCTGGGCACTGCCAGCAAGTCCCTCGCCCCCGGACTGCGGCTCGGCTGGATGGTGTTGCCACCGGCGCTGGTGCAGGAGGTGGCCTCGGCCAAGGGCACCGTCGACACGGTCGGTGTACTGGAGCAGCTCACCCTGGCCGAGTTCATCGACTCCGGCGCCTACGACCGCCACGTGCGCTCGGCCCGGCTGCGCTACCGGCGTCGTCGTGACGCCGTTGCCGAGGCCGTGGCCGACCGCGGCCGTGAAGTCCGGGTGACGGGAATCGCGGCCGGACTGCACGTGGTGCTGCGATTGCCGCCCGGCACCGAACAACCGGTCATCGAGGCGGCCGGCCGGCAAGGGCTGGCGCTGCACGGCCTGTCCTGGTACCGGCATCCGCGGGCCGTCGCCGAGCCACGGGACGCCTTGGTCGTGGGGTACGCAAGGCCCTCGGACAGCGCGTGGGCGGGGGCGTTGGAAGCGCTGTGCCGGGTGTTGCCGCGGTAG
- a CDS encoding ABC transporter permease subunit, with protein sequence MSAVVTPASPPTPAEPAEEKVSAAPRAWLRHPVVRRLWPLAVAAVVLVPLAALLWGSGAWPSALSVDVKTPLDDTYTWIVRNRDTNPVFLYGLLHLSNWADGSVSWVTDLLESLGWSPVIAAAVLLSWRIGGLRDRRGLKLAGITFAAFTVCGLLGMWQATMETLALMAVAVAVSAVIGGALGLGAGLSDRFERVLRPVLDTMQIMPAFAYLLPLVLLFDVGVPSALIATIIYAAPPMARLTALGLRGADQGVMEAAESLGTSPVQRLLTARLPLARKEILLGLNQTIMMALSMVTIASVIGAGGLGEEVFHALSILDVGGALAAGIPIVLLAVWLDRVTAAAGERLGEGAAPSGSSWLHGWRAWLLAVGSGTVLGAVGWQLLVADWPEAWNVDIASPVQSGVDWFTGHLAEGVPVLGGTRTWAGNFTIWVLDPIRSVLTGTPWWLLVLLVAALALLAGGWGAMCTAALAMAGVGVIGVWGHALDTLSQAIAGVAVTLVLGFIIGVAGARVPLLERILRPVLDTLQTLPQFIYLIPVVALFNVGRAPAVAAAVLYALPAVVRITMQGLRQVDPATLEAARSMGASTFQQIRQVQVPLARPALMLALNQGVVLVLAMVIVGGFVGSGALGYDVVYGLQKSQLGVGLTAGVAIVLLGLVLDRTTQRPNKGNGRH encoded by the coding sequence ATGAGCGCCGTCGTCACCCCTGCCTCGCCGCCGACCCCGGCCGAACCGGCCGAGGAGAAGGTCTCCGCCGCGCCCCGCGCATGGCTGCGCCACCCCGTGGTGCGCCGGCTGTGGCCGTTGGCCGTCGCCGCGGTCGTGCTCGTCCCGCTGGCCGCGTTGCTGTGGGGCAGCGGAGCCTGGCCGTCCGCGCTGAGCGTCGACGTCAAGACGCCGCTGGACGACACGTACACCTGGATCGTGCGCAACCGGGACACCAACCCGGTCTTCCTCTACGGCCTGCTGCACCTGAGCAACTGGGCCGACGGCTCGGTGAGCTGGGTGACCGACCTGTTGGAGAGCCTGGGCTGGTCGCCGGTGATCGCGGCCGCCGTGCTGCTCTCCTGGCGGATCGGAGGCCTGCGCGACCGGCGCGGGCTGAAGCTCGCCGGCATCACGTTCGCCGCCTTCACGGTGTGCGGTCTGCTCGGCATGTGGCAAGCCACGATGGAGACCCTCGCGCTGATGGCAGTCGCGGTCGCGGTCTCCGCCGTCATCGGCGGGGCGCTCGGGCTGGGTGCCGGTCTGTCGGACCGCTTCGAGCGCGTGCTGCGACCCGTGCTGGACACCATGCAGATCATGCCGGCGTTCGCCTACCTGCTGCCGCTGGTGCTGCTGTTCGACGTCGGTGTGCCGTCCGCGCTGATCGCGACCATCATCTACGCCGCCCCGCCGATGGCCCGCCTCACCGCGCTCGGCCTGCGCGGCGCCGACCAGGGTGTCATGGAGGCCGCCGAGTCGCTGGGCACCAGTCCGGTGCAGCGGCTGCTGACCGCGCGGCTGCCGCTGGCCCGCAAGGAGATCCTGCTCGGCCTGAACCAGACGATCATGATGGCCCTGTCGATGGTCACCATCGCCTCGGTGATCGGCGCCGGCGGCCTCGGCGAGGAAGTGTTCCACGCACTGTCCATCCTCGACGTGGGCGGCGCGCTCGCCGCGGGTATCCCGATCGTGCTGCTGGCCGTCTGGCTGGACCGGGTCACCGCTGCCGCGGGCGAGCGATTGGGCGAGGGCGCCGCCCCGTCCGGCTCCTCCTGGCTGCACGGCTGGCGCGCCTGGCTCCTGGCGGTCGGCTCGGGCACCGTGCTGGGCGCGGTCGGCTGGCAGCTGCTGGTCGCCGACTGGCCCGAGGCCTGGAACGTGGATATCGCCTCGCCCGTCCAGAGCGGTGTGGACTGGTTCACCGGCCACCTGGCCGAGGGGGTGCCCGTCCTGGGCGGAACCCGCACCTGGGCCGGCAACTTCACCATCTGGGTGCTCGACCCGATCCGGAGCGTCCTGACCGGCACACCGTGGTGGCTGCTGGTCCTGCTGGTCGCGGCCCTCGCCCTGCTCGCGGGCGGCTGGGGCGCGATGTGCACGGCCGCCCTGGCAATGGCCGGCGTCGGCGTGATCGGGGTGTGGGGCCACGCCCTGGACACCCTGTCCCAGGCGATCGCCGGTGTCGCCGTCACCCTCGTGCTCGGCTTCATCATCGGCGTGGCCGGGGCCCGTGTGCCCTTGCTGGAACGCATCCTGCGTCCGGTGCTGGACACCCTGCAGACCCTGCCGCAGTTCATCTACCTGATCCCGGTGGTGGCCCTGTTCAACGTGGGCCGCGCTCCCGCGGTCGCCGCGGCCGTGCTGTACGCGCTGCCCGCCGTCGTGCGGATCACCATGCAGGGCCTGCGCCAGGTCGACCCGGCCACGCTGGAGGCGGCCCGCTCCATGGGCGCGAGCACCTTCCAGCAGATCCGCCAGGTGCAGGTGCCACTGGCCCGGCCCGCGCTGATGCTCGCGCTGAACCAGGGCGTGGTGCTGGTGCTCGCCATGGTGATCGTCGGCGGTTTCGTCGGCTCCGGCGCGCTCGGTTACGACGTCGTCTACGGCCTGCAGAAGAGCCAACTCGGCGTCGGCCTGACCGCCGGTGTCGCCATCGTGCTGCTGGGGCTGGTGCTGGACCGCACCACACAGCGCCCGAACAAGGGGAACGGCAGGCACTGA
- a CDS encoding quaternary amine ABC transporter ATP-binding protein produces MSGIPTPKKPTLDKESGPAEATEAPPVFGVRNLWKVFGPKADGVPGNPEYSGLSQSELRARTGCTAAVRDVSFDVRKGEVFVVMGLSGSGKSTLVRCLTRLIEPTSGTLEIDGEDVLAMDKNRLRELRRHRAAMVFQHFGLLPHRSVLDNVAYGLEIQGMPKAERRERAAQMVAKVGLEGLEQRRPGQLSGGQQQRVGLARALASDPEVLLFDEPFSALDPLIRRDMQEEVIRLHSEEGRTMVFITHDLSEALRVGDRIALMRDGQVVQLGTPEEIVGAPADDYVRDFVRDVPREQVMTVRTAMHAGDCGGPEHPGALTPDTVVVKAIETVARTGRAVCVVQDGHCLGQVDHAALLRVVAGIDREEVAA; encoded by the coding sequence ATGAGCGGCATACCTACCCCAAAGAAGCCCACTCTCGACAAGGAGAGCGGTCCCGCGGAAGCGACCGAGGCGCCCCCCGTCTTCGGCGTGCGCAACCTGTGGAAGGTCTTCGGCCCCAAAGCCGACGGTGTTCCCGGCAACCCGGAGTACTCCGGGCTCTCCCAGTCCGAGCTGCGCGCCCGTACTGGCTGCACCGCGGCCGTCCGGGACGTCTCCTTCGACGTGCGCAAGGGCGAGGTCTTCGTCGTCATGGGCCTGTCCGGCTCCGGCAAGTCCACCCTGGTGCGTTGCCTGACCCGGCTCATCGAGCCGACCTCCGGCACGCTGGAGATCGACGGCGAGGACGTCCTCGCCATGGACAAGAACCGGCTGCGCGAGTTGCGCCGCCACCGGGCCGCCATGGTGTTCCAGCACTTCGGCCTGCTGCCCCACCGCTCCGTCCTGGACAATGTCGCCTACGGCCTGGAGATCCAGGGCATGCCCAAGGCGGAGCGGCGCGAGCGGGCCGCGCAGATGGTCGCCAAGGTCGGCCTGGAGGGCCTGGAGCAGCGCCGCCCCGGCCAGCTCTCCGGCGGCCAGCAGCAGCGCGTCGGGCTGGCCCGCGCGCTCGCTTCCGACCCCGAGGTGCTGCTCTTCGACGAGCCGTTCAGCGCCCTCGACCCGCTGATCCGCCGCGACATGCAGGAGGAGGTCATCCGCCTGCACAGCGAAGAGGGCCGCACCATGGTCTTCATCACCCACGACCTCAGCGAGGCACTGCGCGTCGGCGACCGCATCGCGCTGATGCGGGACGGCCAGGTCGTGCAGCTCGGCACTCCTGAGGAGATCGTCGGCGCCCCCGCTGACGACTACGTCCGTGACTTCGTCCGGGACGTGCCGCGCGAGCAGGTCATGACGGTACGCACCGCGATGCACGCCGGGGACTGCGGCGGCCCGGAGCACCCCGGCGCCCTCACCCCCGACACGGTGGTCGTCAAGGCCATCGAGACCGTCGCCCGCACCGGCCGGGCCGTCTGCGTGGTGCAGGACGGCCACTGCCTGGGCCAGGTGGACCACGCCGCGCTGCTGCGGGTCGTCGCCGGAATCGACCGCGAGGAGGTGGCCGCCTGA
- a CDS encoding ABC transporter substrate-binding protein, which yields MNRKHLLRAATAATVVLGVTGLSACSAAKTSSSSGSSGGSEAVTIAVPSWVGAEANAAVAKYILENELHTKVKLTQLDESVAFDALNSGKANVILEDWGGAPKKVKLYVDDKKSIISGGGLGVTGHIGWYIPKYLADEHPDITDYKNLNKYASLFKTAESGSKGQLLEGSPSYTTNDDALIKNLKLNLKTVYAGSEAAQITQIKESYKSKKPFISYWWTPQWLNSQLDLVEVKLPEYKKGCDSDPKKVACGYAQTPLQKYLGAGFAKNNPKAAQFLKNFNWTNAQQNEVAAMIADQKMSSDKAAEKWVKANPDVWKAWLPK from the coding sequence ATGAACAGAAAGCACCTCCTGCGTGCCGCCACCGCCGCCACCGTCGTCCTCGGCGTCACCGGTCTGAGCGCGTGCAGCGCCGCCAAGACCTCCTCCTCGTCCGGCTCGTCCGGCGGCTCGGAGGCGGTCACCATCGCCGTGCCGTCCTGGGTCGGTGCCGAGGCCAACGCGGCCGTCGCCAAGTACATCCTGGAGAACGAACTCCACACGAAGGTCAAGCTGACCCAGCTCGACGAGTCGGTCGCCTTCGACGCCCTCAACAGCGGCAAGGCCAACGTCATCCTGGAGGACTGGGGCGGCGCGCCGAAGAAGGTCAAGCTCTACGTCGACGACAAGAAGTCGATCATCTCGGGCGGTGGCCTGGGCGTCACCGGTCACATCGGCTGGTACATCCCCAAGTACCTGGCCGACGAGCACCCGGACATCACCGACTACAAGAACCTCAACAAGTACGCGTCCCTCTTCAAGACCGCCGAGAGCGGCAGCAAGGGCCAGCTGCTGGAGGGCTCGCCGTCGTACACCACCAACGACGACGCGCTCATCAAGAACCTGAAGCTGAACCTCAAGACGGTCTACGCCGGCTCCGAGGCCGCACAGATCACCCAGATCAAGGAGAGCTACAAGTCCAAGAAGCCGTTCATCAGCTACTGGTGGACGCCGCAGTGGCTCAACTCCCAGCTCGACCTGGTCGAGGTGAAGCTGCCCGAGTACAAGAAGGGCTGCGACTCCGACCCGAAGAAGGTCGCCTGCGGATACGCCCAGACCCCGCTGCAGAAGTACCTGGGCGCCGGCTTCGCCAAGAACAACCCGAAGGCGGCCCAGTTCCTGAAGAACTTCAACTGGACCAACGCCCAGCAGAACGAGGTCGCCGCGATGATCGCGGACCAGAAGATGAGCTCTGACAAGGCCGCCGAGAAGTGGGTCAAGGCCAACCCGGACGTCTGGAAGGCCTGGCTGCCGAAGTAA
- a CDS encoding carboxymuconolactone decarboxylase family protein: MSRTQLLDREVGQAMTALSAAAKRGFGDPVLAELVMIRASQLNHCAFCLDMHLRVARANGESEDRLQLLDAWEETGGLYSERERAALRLTESVTLLTDGFVPDAVYDTAARHFGGRELAHLIGLITVINSWNRLMVSRRVPPGGNQP, from the coding sequence GTGAGCCGTACGCAGCTGCTGGACAGGGAGGTCGGCCAGGCGATGACCGCGCTCAGCGCGGCGGCGAAGAGGGGGTTCGGCGACCCCGTTCTCGCTGAGCTGGTCATGATCCGTGCCTCGCAGCTCAACCACTGTGCCTTCTGCCTCGACATGCACCTGCGGGTGGCCCGGGCGAACGGCGAGTCGGAGGACCGCCTCCAGCTCCTTGACGCCTGGGAGGAGACCGGGGGTCTCTACAGCGAGCGGGAGCGGGCGGCGCTCAGGCTGACCGAGTCGGTCACCCTCCTCACCGACGGCTTCGTACCGGACGCGGTGTACGACACTGCGGCCCGGCACTTCGGCGGGAGGGAACTGGCCCATCTCATCGGGCTGATCACCGTTATCAACAGCTGGAACCGGCTGATGGTCAGCCGCCGTGTCCCGCCGGGAGGCAACCAGCCATGA
- a CDS encoding isocitrate lyase/PEP mutase family protein: MSTVEEFRALHLRRAEDDPLILPGPWDAASARVFAEAGFPALATPSAGVAASLGYADGATGADLMFAAVARIARAVDVPVSADVEDGYGLAPEELVERLLGAGAVGCNLEDSQPGGILKDQHEHAEYLAEVCSVAAGRLFVNARVDTFVHGDGDPERAVERATLYTAAGADCVYPILAPPDVLPLLRAGVEGPLNALALLDDGGPSPTALGRLGATRVTFGPGLQRRAVAALREITAGLGS; this comes from the coding sequence ATGAGCACGGTGGAGGAGTTCCGCGCCCTGCATCTGCGGCGCGCCGAGGACGATCCGCTGATCCTGCCCGGGCCCTGGGACGCGGCCAGTGCGCGGGTGTTCGCGGAGGCCGGTTTCCCGGCGCTGGCCACGCCGAGCGCGGGCGTGGCCGCCTCGCTCGGGTACGCGGACGGGGCCACTGGGGCGGACCTGATGTTCGCGGCGGTGGCCCGGATCGCGCGGGCGGTGGACGTACCGGTGTCGGCGGACGTCGAGGACGGATACGGGTTGGCGCCGGAGGAGCTGGTGGAGCGGCTGCTGGGGGCGGGCGCCGTGGGCTGCAACCTTGAGGACTCGCAGCCCGGGGGGATCCTCAAGGACCAGCACGAGCACGCGGAGTACCTCGCCGAGGTCTGCTCGGTCGCCGCCGGCCGGCTGTTCGTCAACGCCCGTGTCGACACCTTCGTCCATGGCGACGGCGATCCCGAACGGGCGGTCGAACGCGCCACGTTGTACACGGCGGCGGGTGCGGACTGCGTCTACCCGATCCTCGCCCCGCCGGACGTGCTGCCGCTGCTGCGGGCCGGGGTCGAGGGCCCGCTGAACGCCCTGGCCCTGCTGGACGACGGGGGCCCCTCGCCCACCGCACTCGGCCGGCTCGGGGCCACCCGGGTCACGTTCGGGCCGGGGTTGCAGCGGCGGGCGGTCGCTGCCCTGCGGGAGATCACCGCCGGCCTCGGGAGCTGA
- a CDS encoding carboxymuconolactone decarboxylase family protein, producing the protein MSTTHDAHDDARLAPERTPRMHWAQQAPEVYEAMVRLNTAAGRGLDPTLVELVRLRASALNRCALCLDMHTKDALASGESVQRIVQLSAWEESEHFYTERELAAIALTEAITVLTDGFVPDEVYERAAKHFEEAELAQLIATITVINAWNRFGVATRAVPGHYQPGQHK; encoded by the coding sequence ATGAGCACGACCCACGACGCACACGACGACGCCCGGCTCGCGCCCGAGCGCACCCCTCGCATGCACTGGGCCCAGCAGGCCCCAGAGGTGTACGAGGCCATGGTCCGACTGAACACGGCCGCCGGTCGGGGACTCGACCCCACCCTGGTGGAGCTGGTCCGACTGCGCGCCTCCGCACTCAACCGCTGTGCGCTGTGCCTGGACATGCACACCAAGGACGCGCTGGCGTCCGGGGAGAGCGTCCAGCGCATCGTGCAGCTCAGTGCGTGGGAGGAGTCGGAACACTTCTACACCGAGAGGGAACTGGCGGCGATCGCGCTGACCGAGGCGATCACGGTCCTCACGGACGGTTTCGTACCGGACGAGGTGTACGAGAGGGCCGCCAAGCACTTCGAGGAGGCCGAACTCGCCCAGCTGATCGCCACCATCACGGTGATCAACGCGTGGAACCGGTTCGGCGTGGCCACCCGCGCGGTACCGGGGCACTACCAGCCGGGACAGCACAAGTGA